One genomic segment of Gossypium arboreum isolate Shixiya-1 chromosome 3, ASM2569848v2, whole genome shotgun sequence includes these proteins:
- the LOC108458200 gene encoding plasmodesmata-located protein 6 isoform X1, with amino-acid sequence MAFPTKKASFFPFLLLLLLLVTISIFLVTPSNSATDTFVFGGCSQLKFISGSPYEYNVNSILTSLVNSAMFTSYNNFTISASQDTVYGLFQCRGDLQNGDCGRCVAKAVSQLGTLCLDSTGGGLQLEGCFVKYDNATFLGVEDKSVVVKRCGPLISTDSDALARRDTVLDFLGASDGTYKPFRVAESGDLRGVAQCVGDLSPTECQDCLSEAIGRLKTDCGASKWGDMYLAKCYARYSQGGDHSHGGDDTDNDDDEIAKTLAILIGLIAGIALIIVFVSALSKACEKDSKGG; translated from the exons ATGGCTTTTCCTACGAAAAAGGCCTcgtttttcccttttcttcttcttcttcttcttcttgttacGATATCAATATTCTTGGTTACCCCATCAAACTCAGCCACTGATACCTTCGTTTTCGGTGGGTGTTCCCAGCTCAAGTTCATTTCAGGCTCGCCTTATGAATATAACGTCAACTCCATCCTCACTTCCCTAGTCAACTCAGCCATGTTCACCTCTtacaacaactttaccatctcAGCCTCTCAGGACACCGTCTACGGCCTCTTCCAGTGCCGCGGCGACCTCCAAAACGGTGACTGTGGCCGCTGTGTTGCTAAAGCGGTGAGTCAACTCGGCACTCTTTGCCTTGACTCCACGGGTGGCGGGTTGCAACTCGAAGGGTGTTTCGTTAAATACGATAACGCAACGTTCTTGGGCGTGGAGGACAAGAGTGTCGTGGTGAAAAGATGTGGGCCGTTGATCTCGACTGACTCCGACGCGTTGGCTCGGCGTGATACGGTGTTGGATTTCTTGGGAGCGAGTGACGGGACATACAAGCCGTTTCGGGTTGCCGAGTCAGGGGATTTACGAGGTGTGGCACAGTGTGTTGGGGATTTGAGTCCGACCGAGTGCCAAGATTGCTTATCAGAGGCAATCGGACGGCTCAAAACAGACTGTGGGGCATCCAAGTGGGGTGACATGTATTTGGCTAAGTGCTACGCCCGCTACTCCCAAGGCGGAGACCACTCCCACGGCGGAGACG ATACAGATAACGATGATGATGAGATTGCAAAAACATTAGCAATTCTAATTGGACTCATTGCTGGAATTGCCTTGATCATAGTATTTGTATCAGCCTTGTCTAAAGCGTGTGAAAAAGATAGCAAAG GTGGTTAA
- the LOC108458200 gene encoding plasmodesmata-located protein 6 isoform X2: MAFPTKKASFFPFLLLLLLLVTISIFLVTPSNSATDTFVFGGCSQLKFISGSPYEYNVNSILTSLVNSAMFTSYNNFTISASQDTVYGLFQCRGDLQNGDCGRCVAKAVSQLGTLCLDSTGGGLQLEGCFVKYDNATFLGVEDKSVVVKRCGPLISTDSDALARRDTVLDFLGASDGTYKPFRVAESGDLRGVAQCVGDLSPTECQDCLSEAIGRLKTDCGASKWGDMYLAKCYARYSQGGDHSHGGDDNDDDEIAKTLAILIGLIAGIALIIVFVSALSKACEKDSKGG; this comes from the exons ATGGCTTTTCCTACGAAAAAGGCCTcgtttttcccttttcttcttcttcttcttcttcttgttacGATATCAATATTCTTGGTTACCCCATCAAACTCAGCCACTGATACCTTCGTTTTCGGTGGGTGTTCCCAGCTCAAGTTCATTTCAGGCTCGCCTTATGAATATAACGTCAACTCCATCCTCACTTCCCTAGTCAACTCAGCCATGTTCACCTCTtacaacaactttaccatctcAGCCTCTCAGGACACCGTCTACGGCCTCTTCCAGTGCCGCGGCGACCTCCAAAACGGTGACTGTGGCCGCTGTGTTGCTAAAGCGGTGAGTCAACTCGGCACTCTTTGCCTTGACTCCACGGGTGGCGGGTTGCAACTCGAAGGGTGTTTCGTTAAATACGATAACGCAACGTTCTTGGGCGTGGAGGACAAGAGTGTCGTGGTGAAAAGATGTGGGCCGTTGATCTCGACTGACTCCGACGCGTTGGCTCGGCGTGATACGGTGTTGGATTTCTTGGGAGCGAGTGACGGGACATACAAGCCGTTTCGGGTTGCCGAGTCAGGGGATTTACGAGGTGTGGCACAGTGTGTTGGGGATTTGAGTCCGACCGAGTGCCAAGATTGCTTATCAGAGGCAATCGGACGGCTCAAAACAGACTGTGGGGCATCCAAGTGGGGTGACATGTATTTGGCTAAGTGCTACGCCCGCTACTCCCAAGGCGGAGACCACTCCCACGGCGGAGACG ATAACGATGATGATGAGATTGCAAAAACATTAGCAATTCTAATTGGACTCATTGCTGGAATTGCCTTGATCATAGTATTTGTATCAGCCTTGTCTAAAGCGTGTGAAAAAGATAGCAAAG GTGGTTAA